TTGTTTGGGCTTCAAAAATTAAATCTATGCATCTTAGCTTCGGGTATGCGCTCGAAGTTTTCTATTTTTATGGGGGTGATTAACAATGTATGACTAAAATTGAATACAGCTCACATGCATATGCTGCAATAACTGGGCCGCGACAAACAAGACTCTTACAGCTGCGCTTTGCAGGTAAAATGTTCAGCAACCTCTTAAACTAACGGGTAGTATCTGGATAGAATACGAAACTACGATGACTGATATATAGGTGGAACTTTAAGCCATCCCTTCAATTTACCAAATTTAACAAGCCTATCGAATAGGTATAACTCTTCAATAGCCATATCGATAAGTTGTTTTCTAAATTTATCATTAGTTGTTATTGAACGAATAACCCGGGCATGATAGTCCAAGAAGCCCTGTATACCAAAGAAAACATCTCTATATATGAACTCATCGTCTAATACCTCACTATGGCTAGGTAAGTTAACACTCTTGGGGTTTCTTACTGGTAGTGGTATGCGATGAGTATTCATTTCATTTTCTAACAATGTAGCCTGCTTTTCGAGGGTACCTGATAGCCCCACGCTTAGCAAAGTCTTAAGGTCATAATCGTGAGCGAAATTTTGATGTATTTGGGTTTTCGCAATTATATCGTAGCGAGATACAAGCATATCCCATAACAAGAAAATTTCACCAGCATCCATTTTGGGTTGTTTTGCAGTTTCTGCTCTGCCTAAATGATAATTACCTATCTGAACCACCATTATCCATCCCTTCTTTAAAGTTCCGTAAGGCAAATACAAAAATTCCCGCTAGCCATGTTCATTCTAAAAACATGGTTGCTTTCTTAATCTTGATTACGCCTAATGGCTAGCTTCCCCTAATCTCCTACATCCTATGTAATCAATACTTATAATGAGGGGTTTGGGGATTTATTTATTGCGTATAACAATTGTCGGGATAGATCTGGTCATTGGGCTAGGCAGTTTGAAAACTTACCTTGTGGGTTTAAATAAGAATCCAGGTGTTATTAGCTTCGGGTATACTCCCGAAGTTTTCTGCATTTTATGGGGGGTGATGGCTAATGCAAGAGGGTGGTTAATATGGCTTACATGCAAATGCTGCAGTTACCGGAACAAGATAAGACTCCCAAATACTCTGCGCTTATTAGGTATGACAAAAAAGGAGAAAAATAAATAAAATCAACGGTTACTGGAAAGGTAATAATAAATCAGGAGCATAAAACAAGAAGGTTCGGTCTTAAATATAAACCGCTTGCCTTTTATCCTCTAAATTAACATCAGGATTTTCTTCAAATAACTTCGTAAAGACATAATCAATATACCATTCTGGCGAACCTAAGAGACTTAAAGTAGTTATTTCGTTCATATAAGCCTGTACATCAGCCAATTGTTTGTTCTGTGTTTCATAATAACCATAACGAAATTGCACAAAGTGAGTGCAATCATGAACTAT
The sequence above is a segment of the Bacillota bacterium genome. Coding sequences within it:
- a CDS encoding DUF3231 family protein — translated: MVVQIGNYHLGRAETAKQPKMDAGEIFLLWDMLVSRYDIIAKTQIHQNFAHDYDLKTLLSVGLSGTLEKQATLLENEMNTHRIPLPVRNPKSVNLPSHSEVLDDEFIYRDVFFGIQGFLDYHARVIRSITTNDKFRKQLIDMAIEELYLFDRLVKFGKLKGWLKVPPIYQSS